CACAAACCCGTTGCGTCCCAGCACCTTCCGGGAGCCCGTGTTGTGCCCCAGCGTCGCGGCCTGCAGCCGGTGAAGGCCCATTTCGGTGGCGAAGGAGGCGACGAAGGCCACGGCCGCCGTCGCAAGGCCGCGCCCCTGAAAGTCGCTGGCAATCCAGTAGCCGACGTGCCCGTTCTGGAATGCGCCGCGGACCACGTCGGTGAGGGAAATGCACCCCAACAGTTCGGAGCCGTCGAACATGGCCCAGAAGAAGCTGCGGCCGGCAGTCCGCTCGGCCAGTGAGGCGGACAGCCGCTCGTGCTGGCCGGCGGAGGTGTAGAAGCTGTCCGGACGGATCGGTTCCCACGGCTGCAGGTAGGTCCGGTTCCGTGCATAGGCAACCGCCAGGGCGTCGGCGTCGGACGGTTCAAGGGGACGGATGGAGACGGAGTCGTGGAGCGCAACAGTCATGCGTCCCAGCGTACGGGAGGCCGGCGCCGCACTCCGCCCGCGCACCCGGCGCCGCACTCCGCCCGCGCACCCGGGACCGCACCCCGTCCCCGCACCCGGCGCACCCGGCGCCGCACCCCGTCCCCGCACCCGGCGGCGCCCCGGGTCTACTCGCGCGTCGGCCGGTCCGGGAGCGTCAACGGCTCCGTGACCTGGTGGTAGTAGGGGGCCGCGGCCACCGTCATTCCGCCATCCACCACCAGGGTCTGCCCGGTCATGTACGCGGACTTGTCGGAGAGCAGGAATTCCACGGCGTTGGCCATGTCCGCGACAGTCCCGGGGCGTCCCAACGGGATGGTTTCCAGCACCCGCTCCATGGGCGCCATCCCAGGCATCCCGTAGAAATAGTCGAGCGAGTCGGATTGGATGAGTCCGCCGTTGACCCCGTTGACGTTGATGCCGTAGCCGGCAAATTCCACAGCCATGTAGCGGATGAACGACTCCACCGCCGCCTTGTACGGGCCCAGCGCGGCGTAGCTGGCGAAGCCGCGCGTGCTGCCGTAGCTGGTCACGGCCACGATCCGCCCGCCGTTGTCCATCAGCTTCACGGCCTCCTGCGCGCCCAGGACAAAAGGGCGCAGGTTCATGGCGTAGGAGCGGTCAAGGTGATGGACCTTCAGGTCCACGATCTTCTTGAACGCCGCGGCGGCGGCATTGTTGACGAAGTAGTCCAGGCGGCCGTACTCGGCGGCCGCGGCGTCGAACAGTTCAACAATGCCGGCAGGGTCCTCCACATCGGCCTTGACCGAGATGGCCCGCCCACCTAACCGCCGGGCCTCGGCGGCGACGTCGTCCGCCAGGTCCGCGTTCCGCCGGTAGTTGACGACGACGGCGGCCCCCTCCGCGGCGAGCGCCAGGGCCAGGTGCCTGCCGATCCCGCGCGACGAGCCGGTGATCAGGGCAATTTTTCCGTCGTACTTTCCGCTCACGCGCCTGCCTCTTCCTGTGCTGCCGCCCGGTCAAGGAGGTCCTTGGCAATGACCGTCTTCTGGATTTCGTTGGTGCCTTCCTCAAAGCGCTGGGCGCGGGCGTCCCGGTAAACCCTTTCGATGGGTTCGGACTTCCAGTAGCCCAGCCCGCCGTGGACCTGCAGGGCCTTGTCGGTGACGCGGGTGAGCATGTCCACCGCCGTCAGCTTCGCCATCGAGGACAGCGCCGCGGCGTCGCCCGCGACGTCCTCCCACTGCGCGGCGGCGTGCATGACCAGGGCCCGGGCGGCCTGGATGTCGGCGGCGTTTTCGGCCAGCATGAAGGCGATCGCCTGCCGGGAGGCGATGGGCTTGCCAAAGGTGACGCGCCGCCTGGCGTAGGCCACGGCCAGTTCCTGCGCCCGTTCGGCCAGGCCCACGCAGCTCATGGCCACCGAGATCCGGCTCGGCGTCAGGAAGCCGCCCAGCGCAATGGCCAGCCCGTCGCCCTCCCGCCCCAGCCGGTTGGCCACGGGCACGGGCGTGTCGCGGAACGTCAGCCGGGCGTGGTCGGTGCCGCGCACGCCCATGGTGTTCGAGGTGTCCTCCACGGTGGCGCCGGGGGATTCGCGCCCCACCAGCAGGGCCACCGTCCCGTCCTTGCCGAGGCTGCCTTCCAGCCGGGCGAACAGCAGCCAGTAGTCGCAGTCCACGCCGAAGGTGATCAGGTGCTTGTGGCCGTTGAGCAGGTACACGTCCCCGTCGCGGCGCACAGTGGAGGTGATGTCCGCACCGGTCCCGTTGTCGGGTTCGGTGAGCGTGAAGGCCACGGTGATGTCCCCGGCCACCGACGGCACCACGAATCGTTGGCGCTGTTCCTCGGTGGCGTGCGGGTTCATGGAGCGCCACGTGCCGTTGACCACGTGGACAATCATCCGGATCGACGCGTGCGACCGCGAGAACACCTCCATCAGGCCCATCCACTGCGTGAAGGAAAGCCCCGCACCGCCAAGTTCGCGCGGCGCGGCCAGCCCCAGAAAGCCGCGTTCCCTCAGCTCCGTCCGCAGAGTCGCCGGGACGGCGCCGGTGGCCTCGATCACGCCCGCCCACTTTTCGCCGGGCCCCTCCACCCACTCCGTCACCCCGGCGAGAAGCCGCTCGTAGCTTCCGGGGTCGACGGCGGTGCCGCGCCCGTCCAGGCCCGCCAGCTGGCCAACCGTCATGGCCGTCCCTCCCGTCCGTCGTCCGCTCCCTGCCCGCCGGGCGCCTGTCCGTCCGCGGACGACGCCGTACCTTGCGCCGGTGACGTCCCGTGCCCCGTGAGGGGCGCGAGCCGGGCGGCGCGTTCGCGGAGCACAAACTTCTGCACCTTGCCCACAATGTTGCGGGGGACCGCGTCCACGATCTCCAGCCGCTCGGGCCAGTAGTGCTTGCTGACGCCGTGGCCGTCCAGGAACTCCTGCATCCCGGCGAACGTCAGGCTGGCGCCGGGGGCCAGCGCGACAAAGAGGCAGGCACGTTCGCCCAGCCGGGCGTCGGGCATGGCCACGATGGCGGCCTCGCCGACGGCCGGGTGCGTGTGCAGCAGCTGTTCGATCTCGTAGACCGGCAGCTTCTCCCCGCCCCGGTTGATGACGTCCTTGACGCGCCCGGTGATGCGCAGGTAGCCGTCGTCGTCCAGGGTGGCCACGTCGCCTGTGCGGTACCAGTGGTCGGTCGTAAAGGTCTCCGCGGCCAGTTCGGGCCGGTCGAGGTAGCCGTCGAAGACGGTGTTGCTGGAGATCTCGAGGTTGCCGTCCGCGCCGGGGGGAAGCGGCCGGCCGTCGTCGTCGATGATGCGCAGCCGGACGCCCGGCAGCGCCCGGCCGTCGGTGCCCCAGGCCTTCGCCGGCGGGTCGTAGGGGGCGGAAAGGGTGGCAAGCCCGGTTTCCGTGGTGCCGAAGGCGCCGCAGACGGCGGCGCCGAGCACGCGGGTGGCGCGTTCGGCCAGGGCCCGGGGGACGGCGGCGCCGGTCACCACAAAGGTGTGCAGCCGCGCCGGGGCGCGCGCCCCGCCCTCAACCGCGTGCACCAGGTCGGTCAGAAACGGCGTGGCGGCCTGGACAAAGCTGCCCTCCCAGTTGTGGAGGACGGCGAGGGCACGGTCGGCGTCCCACACGCTTTGCACGATCTGCGGGGCACCCAGCACAAAGGCCAGCCACATGCCGTAGAGGAAGCCGGTCTGGTGCGCCAGCGGGGAGGGGATGAAGACGGTGTCGGATCCGCTCAGGCCGAGCTGGGCGGCCTGCAGCGCGGCGGCGCGGGAGAGCCTGCGGTGGGTGTGGACCACGCCCTTGGGCGGGCCGGAGGTGCCGGAGGTCAACAGAAGCTGGGCGTCGTCGTCGGGGCGGGGCGCGCGGGCGTCGATGGCGGCGCGGTCCACGTGCGCTGCTGCCCTGGCCTGGTGCCAGACCTGCCACCGCACCGGGCCCGGCGAGCCGGTGCCGGGCGGCATCAGCCGGGCCGTGCCGGGTGTGCCGTGGACCACAAACACGTGTTCCACCATGATGCCATCCAGCAACGGATCGCGCCCGGCCGCTGCCGCGTCCAGGAGGGCGGCCGTTTCGTCGGAGTGCTGGCGGCCGCGAAAGTTGTCGGCGACGATCAGGATCCTGGCCCGGGACTGCTGCAGCGCGTACGCCATTTCGCGCTGGCGGAAGATGGGCATGATGGGGCAGATGACGGCCCCGATCCGCATGGCCGCGGCGGCGATCACCACGAACTGGCGCCAGTTGGGCAGCTGCACGGCGATCCGCTCCCCGTGCTCCACGCCGAGGGAGAGGAACACCGCCGCGGCGCGGTCCACGTCGTCGTCCAGCGCCTGCCAGCTCAAGTGCGGGGCCGTGTCCCAGCGGGCGTCGACCACGGCCAGGGCGTGCGGCTTTTCCGCCGCCCACTTGCGGATCCAGTCGGAGGCGGTGAGCTCCCCGGCGGACTCCGCGCGGGCCAGGGAGTCGCTGACGGCGGCCTGCTCGGCCAGTGCCGTCGTGGCGCCCTCGCGCGCCGGACCGGCCTCCACCTCCATGTCCAGCCCCAGCGTCTGCATGGCGTCCAGGAACATGGGGTAGGAGATGCGGTAGGCGTTGGGGTAGGTGAGCAGGGAACGGCCCTCCGCGGCGGAGGCGGCAACGGCCAGCGACATCAGGACCCGGTGGTCGTTGAAGGACGAGAGGTGCGCGCTGGCCAGGCGCGGCACGCCGCGGACCCGCAGGTCGGTGCCGTCAAAGTCCAGGTCCGCGCCCATGGAGTTCAACTGCAGCATGGCCACCACACGGTCGGACTCCTTCAGGCGCACATGCTCCACATGGCGGAACACGCTTTCGCCGTCGGCAAGGGCCGCCATCACGGACAGCACCGGCAGCATGTCCGGCACGGTGCGGCAGTCCACCTCCACGGGGGCCAGCCGCATGCCGTTGTGGCGCACGCGCACGCAGTCCGCCCCGGCGTCGTATTTCATGGGAAGGCCCATGGCGGAGACGATGTCCAGGAGCTCGGACTCGGGGTGGTCGGTGCCGTCGGAACTGGTCTGGCGCAGGCCCTTGAGCAGGATGTCGGCGGGGTGCATCCCGGCCACGGCAAGGCCGAACGCGGCCGAGCCGATGTCCGGCGGCAGCACCAGGTCCACCGGGCGGGCCTGCTGGTTGGCCGGGATGTGGAAGCGCTGCCAGTCGCCGGCAACGTCCACCTGCAGGCCGAACTGGCGCATCATGCGCACGGTCAGCTCCACGTAGGTGCGCTCGTTCAACGGCCCGTCCACCACCACCGTTGTCGCATCGAGCGCGAACGGGGCGGCCATGAGCAGCCCCGACACCCATTGGGAGAGGGTGCCGGCAATGTGCACGACGCCTCCGGTGGGGCGGCGCGCCTTGACGTGCAGGGGCGGGCAGTCGTTGGGCGAATGGGCCTCGATGCCCATTTGGCCCAGTCCTGCCAGGAGCGGGCCGATGGGCCGATGGGCGAAGTATTTTTGGCCCGTGACCGTCACATCGCGGTCCGCCAGGGCGGCCAGTCCGGCCAGAAAGTACAGGGTGCTGCCGGAGCTGCCCGCGGACACCGTCCCGTTGCGCGCGCGATACGGCCCGCCGTGGACAATGAACGTATCCCCCTCCACCTCAATCCGCGTGCCGAGCGAGCGCAGGGCGGAGACGGTGTACTGCACGTGCCGGGCGTCGCTGAGGCCGCGGATCCGGCTGGTGCCGGGGGCCAGGGAGGCCAGGATCAGCGCGCGGTGGGCGTGGTATTTGGAGTTGGGGACCAGAACGGTCCCGCGGACAAGGTCGGTGGTTCCCACGACTGACAAATGCACAATTCGCACCCGATTCCCATTGACAAGGTCTCTGCGTCCGCCCGTACGGGGGCTTTGCTGCCAGCCTACGCGTTGACGGCGGGAATGGGCAGGGGCGTTTTTATCAGTCCGGCACCAACATGGTGCGTAAATCCAGGCGGCGCAGCACCTGGTCGGCAGCGACCGTGTCCGAGCCCGTTTCGCCGCGCGCGGTCACCATTTCCTGCCGGGCTGCGTCGAGGGCAAGGGACTGGACGGCGATGGCCCAGCCCCGGAACTCGGAGCGTTCCTCCTTGGCCGCGTCGGTGGGCGTGCCCGCCAGCTCAGTGTGGAGCTGCAGCAGCTGCCTTTTGACCCATTCGATCCTCTTCTCATCCACGCCGTCGAGGAGATCGGAAGCCTGCACGGCAGCCATGGCCGCGCCCTCGGCCCGGGAAGCGAGATCCTGCTCGATCTCCTTTTGCGTTTCCGGCGATTCCGACAGGCGAAGCCGTTTCATCAGCCACGGCAAGGTCAATCCCGGCAAGACCAGCGTGCTCAACAGTACGGCCACGGCCAACAGGACTATCTGCGCGCGGCCTGGGAACGGCGAGCCGTCAGCCAGCGTGGACGGCAGGGCCAGTGCAAGCGCCAACGTTGCCAGTCCGCGCATGCCGCACCAGGTGAGCGCCGCGACGTCCTTCGCGTTCGACGGCGGTGCGCCGGCTCCGCGACGCCGGCTCGGCAGCACCAGCAGTGCCAGCCACGCGGCGCGGACGGCAAAGCAGAGGACGCAGATCAGTGCCGCCGGCCAGGTCAGCGCGCCAATGTTCGTCTCCTGGCCTTCGGCGGCCTGGCGGACTTCCAAGCCCACCAGGCCAAAGGCGACGCCCGTCACCATCAGCTCCACCACGTCCCAGAAGGCGGTAACGGTGACCCGCTCCTGCGCAGCACCGGCGCGGCTGCCGCGCCTGATCTCCAAGGCCGTGACGACGACGGCAACGACGCCCGAGGCGTGGACCGAATCCGCCGCTATGTACACCGCGAACGGGACCACCAGGGTGACCGCGCTGTGCCCCACGGGATTGGTGACATAGTCCATCAGCTTCTTGGTGACCCAGCCGGCGGCCAGGCCGATGGCGGCCGCGCCGACGGCCCCGAGCAGAAATGAAACGATGATGCCGGGCCCTACGTCCTGGCCGGCCACGGCAGCCGCGACGGCCGTCTGAAAAATGACGATGGCGGTGGCGTCGTTGAACAACCCCTCGCTCTGCAGCACACCGCTCAGCCGGCGGGGCATCCGGACCTTCCCGGCAATGGACTCCACGGCGACCGGATCAGGCGGGGCCACCATGGCGCCGAGGGCGATGGCCGCCGGTATGCCTATTCCGGGCACCAGCAACCAGGCGGCCCCCGCCACCGTTGCCGTCGTCACCACGACCAGCGCAACCGCCAACAACACGATGCTGCGCCAGCGAACCCGGAACACGGACCATGATGACTTCAACGCGGTGGCGAACAGCAGCGGCGGCAAAAAGAGCGGCAGAATCAGTTCGGGCTCGATTTTGACCTGCGGGAACCCGGGGATGAATGCCGCACCGGCAGAAAGAATAATCATCAGCACCGGATACGGCAGACGGATGCGGTCCCCGAGCCCAACCATGAGGACCGTAGCCAGCATCAATCCAACAATCACTGCCAAGGTTCCCAACGCCACCACCACCGCTTTTTCGTTCATCAGGGACTAAAAACAGCGTAGTCGTCAATCCCCGACGCGTCGGCGGCATCCGGGGCAGTGATGGTGTTGGCGCCCTCCGCGGTGCATGGCGGGGGCCGGCATCAATGCTCGCGCGCCCGAATCCCGGCACAGGTCACGCAGTGCCTCGCCTCCGGCCGGATCTCGAGCCGTTCGGCCGGAACCGGTTGCCCGCAACGTTCACAAATGCCGAAGGTTCCGTGCGCCAGTCGCTCCTGCGCTTCCCGCAACTCAGCCACTTGGGCGTCAAGGAACGCCAACAGGGCAACGGCCCGCTCCCGCTCCAACGTCACGGTGGACCCTTCGGGGTCGTGTTCATCATCCGCCGGCGTATCGCGGTGGGCGAGCGTCACTTCACGGATTTCACCGCGCAGCCTGGTGACCTGTCCCCGCGCATGTTCCACGCGCGCGGCCAATAACTCCCGGAACAGCTCGTCATGAGGCATCCCTTAGGCTACCCCGATCGCGGCGGGCGCGTCAGGATGCCCGTGGCGGCCGGTCAGACCCTCACGGTGATCCAGTCGCCGTCGATGGCCGCCGCGAAACGGGGCAGCGCCTCCCTGGCGGGCCCGGACACCACCGTGCCGTCGGTCCCCTTGAACACCGAGCTGTGGCACGGGCACTTGAAGTCGGCGCCGTCAGGCGCCACCGCGCAGCCGGCATGCGTGCACACGTCGCTGTAGGCCAGCACCGTGGCCGCGTCCGGACGGTAGATCACCACGTTGACCCCGTTGGCCGTGCCCGCGGCGGTGGCGCCGACGGCCAGCTCGGAGACCTTTCCCACCCGCACCGGCGTCCCCGTGGTGGGGATGGGTTGCGGCGCGGACACCCTTTTGGAGGCCGGTGACGCTGCCGGCACGCACCCGGCCAGCGCCAGGGCACAGGCGCCGCCGGAGACGGCGGTGGTGGCCCGGAGGACGTTGCGGCGGCTGGGGGAGGACACAGGGGACGACGCAGCGGACGACACGGGGGAAGGCTCAAGAGTCATGGGATTATTCCTACCAGCGAAGTCTGGGCGTTGGCCAAGTGGCACGACGCCGGCCGCTCACCCAAGGTGAGCGGCCGGCGTCGTGCGTGGGCAACGGGGTGTTAGGCGGTGTGGAAGCGCCTGCCGTTGACACGCTCCGAGGCGCCCGTGCGGTCCAGGTACGGGGTGATGCCGCCCAGGTGCATGGGCCAGCCGGCGCCGAGGATCATGCACAGGTCGATGTCCTCCGGCCCTGCGACCACGCCCTCGGCCAGCATGAGGCCGATCTCCTCGGCGAGGGCGTCCCGGGTCCTGCCCAGCAGTTCCTCGGCGGTGGAGGGCGTGGTGCCGAAGGACAGCAGGGCCAGGGTGTCGGCCGGAATATGGTGCGAGCCGTCCTCCGTCTTCTCCCACAGCCCCTTTTTGCCGGCGTCGACGAGCGCCTGCAGGTTGGCAGAGACGGCGATCCGGTCGCCGAACGCGGCGTGCATGGACTCCGTGACGTGCTGTGCCACGGGCAGGCCGACCATGGCGAGCAGCGTGAAAGGGGTCATCGGCAGGCCCAGGGGGCGCAGCGCGGTGTCGGCCGTGTGGGCGTCGGTGCCCTCGTCGAAGGCCTGAAAGACCTCGCTCATGAGGCGCAGCAGCACGCGGTTCACCACAAATGCGGCCGCGTCCTTGACCAGCACGGCAGTCTTGCGCAGCGCCTTGGCGGTGGCAAAGGCGGTGGCGAGGGCGGCGTCGTCGGTCTTGGGTGCCCGGACGATCTCCAGCAGCGGCATGAGCGCCACGGGGTTGAAGAAGTGGAACCCCACCAGCCGTTCGGGGTGTTCCAGGCCCTCCGCCATGGCCGTCACGGACAGTGAGGAGGTGTTCGTGGCCAGGATGCACTCCGGGGAGACGATGGCCTCCACCTCGGCAAACACCTGCTTCTTGACCTCGAGCTCTTCAAACACGGCCTCGATCACGAAGTCGGCGTCGGAGAACGCCTCCTTGGACACGGATCCGGTGACCAGCGCCTTCGTGCGGTTCGCGGCGTCCGGGCTGATGCGGCCCTTGGCCAGCAGCTTGTCCACTTCGCCGTGCACGTAGCCCACACCCTTGTCCACGCGTTCCTGGTCAATGTCTGTCATGACGACGGGCACCTTGAGCAGCCGCGCGAAGAGCAGCGCGAACTGCCCGGCCATGAGGCCGGCGCCCACCACGCCGACCTTGGTGACGGGACGGGCCAGCTTGGCGTCGGGCGCGCCGGCCGGGCGCTTGCCGCGCTTTTGCACCAGGTCCAGGAACGCGTACACGGTGTCGCGGAACTGGGGCGTCTGCATGAGGTCCGCCAGCGCGTCTTCCTCGGCCGCAAAGGACTCCGCGCGGGTGAAGTTCCTGCCCTTCTCCAGCAGTTCGATCACGCGGGCCGGTGCCGGGGCGGCGTTGGAGGTCTTGGCCTCCACCAAGGCCTTGGCATGTTCGACGGCGGCATCCCAGGCCGCGCTGTCCGCCTCGCTCAACGGCTCGGAGACAGCATGGGGGCGGGCGGGCGTCTCGGCACCTGCCAGGACGCGGGCGGCCCAGTTGACCGACTGCTCCACGAAGTCCGCCGGTTCAAAGATCGCGTCGGCAATGCCGAGCTTGAAGGCGGCCGCGCCGCTGAGGGTGCGGTTGTTGGAGAGGGGGTTTTCCAGCATGACCGTCACGGCGTTGGCCGGGCCGATGAGGCGGGGGAGCAGGTAGACGCCGCCCCAGCCGGGCACCAGGCCCAGGAAGGCTTCGGGCAGGCCCAGCGCGCCGGCGCCGGTGGACACCGTGCGGTAGGTGGCGTTGAGGGCAATTTCCAGGCCGCCGCCCAGGGCCAGGCCGTTGATGAACACGAAGCTGGGCACGCCCAGGTCGTTCAGCGTGGAGTAGACGTCGTGCCCCAGGCGGGCCATCAGGCGTCCTGCGTCCTTGTCCTTGAGGCTCTTCACGGCGGAGAGGTCGGCGCCGGCCGCCAGAAAGTACGGCTTGCCGGTGACGCCGACGCCGGCAATCTCGCCGCGCGCCGCCCTGTCCCGCTGCGCCTCCAGGACGGTGCCCAGTTCCACGAGCGTGTTGGGGCCGAGCGTGCTGGGCCGGCGGTGGTCCAGGCTGTTGTCCAGGGTGATCAGGGCAAGGGTGCCGGCGCTCGGGGCGCCGTCCACGCCGGGCAGGGGGATGTCCTGGACGTAGGAGTGTGTCACCACCTCGTCGGGGACAAGGTCCGTGAGCTGCTGGAAATCCCGGGCGCTCATGCTGCGCTCCCTTCGTCGTCGGTGGTTGAGCCTGGGGCCACGGCAGCAGGGTTTCCTGGCCGAGCTTGCGAGGTTAGGGGGCGGCCGGGGAGCGAAACCGTCGGGGTCCAGTGCGGGTTTTCCCAGATGACGGTGGCGCCCATGCCCAGGCCGATGCACATGGTGGTCAGCCCCAAGCGCACCGACGGGTCTTCCTCGAACTGCCGGGCCAGCTGGGTCATGAGGCGTACGCCGGATGACGCGAGGGGATGGCCGACGGCGATGGCGCCGCCGTAGCGGTTGACGCGCGGGTCGTCGTCGGCGATGCCGAAGTGGTCCAGGAAGCTGAGCACCTGGACGGCGAAGGCCTCGTTGATTTCAATCAGGCCGATGTCCTCGATGCCGAGTCCGGCCAGCTTGAGGGCCTTTTCGGTGGCGGGGACCGGCCCGATCCCCATGACCTCGGGCTCGACGCCGGCGAAGGCGAACTGGACCAGGCGCATTTTCACCGGCAGGCCGAGCTCGGCGGCGGCGTCGGACGAGGCCAGAAGGGCCATGGTGGCGCCGTCGTTGAGGCCGGCGGCGTTGCCCGCCGTGACCCGCCCGTGGGCGCGGAACGGGGTGCGCAGCGCGGCCAGGTCCTCGAGGGTGGTGCCGGGCCGGGGAGGCTCGTCCACGGTGTTGACGGTCCAGCCCTGGCCGGGCTTCATCGTGGCGACGGGCACCAGGTCCGGCTGGATCCGGCCGTTCGCGCTGGCCGCGGCGAACTTGGCCTGGCTGGCCACG
This genomic stretch from Arthrobacter dokdonellae harbors:
- a CDS encoding Na+/H+ antiporter: MNEKAVVVALGTLAVIVGLMLATVLMVGLGDRIRLPYPVLMIILSAGAAFIPGFPQVKIEPELILPLFLPPLLFATALKSSWSVFRVRWRSIVLLAVALVVVTTATVAGAAWLLVPGIGIPAAIALGAMVAPPDPVAVESIAGKVRMPRRLSGVLQSEGLFNDATAIVIFQTAVAAAVAGQDVGPGIIVSFLLGAVGAAAIGLAAGWVTKKLMDYVTNPVGHSAVTLVVPFAVYIAADSVHASGVVAVVVTALEIRRGSRAGAAQERVTVTAFWDVVELMVTGVAFGLVGLEVRQAAEGQETNIGALTWPAALICVLCFAVRAAWLALLVLPSRRRGAGAPPSNAKDVAALTWCGMRGLATLALALALPSTLADGSPFPGRAQIVLLAVAVLLSTLVLPGLTLPWLMKRLRLSESPETQKEIEQDLASRAEGAAMAAVQASDLLDGVDEKRIEWVKRQLLQLHTELAGTPTDAAKEERSEFRGWAIAVQSLALDAARQEMVTARGETGSDTVAADQVLRRLDLRTMLVPD
- a CDS encoding SDR family oxidoreductase, with product MSGKYDGKIALITGSSRGIGRHLALALAAEGAAVVVNYRRNADLADDVAAEARRLGGRAISVKADVEDPAGIVELFDAAAAEYGRLDYFVNNAAAAAFKKIVDLKVHHLDRSYAMNLRPFVLGAQEAVKLMDNGGRIVAVTSYGSTRGFASYAALGPYKAAVESFIRYMAVEFAGYGINVNGVNGGLIQSDSLDYFYGMPGMAPMERVLETIPLGRPGTVADMANAVEFLLSDKSAYMTGQTLVVDGGMTVAAAPYYHQVTEPLTLPDRPTRE
- a CDS encoding acyl-CoA dehydrogenase family protein, whose amino-acid sequence is MTVGQLAGLDGRGTAVDPGSYERLLAGVTEWVEGPGEKWAGVIEATGAVPATLRTELRERGFLGLAAPRELGGAGLSFTQWMGLMEVFSRSHASIRMIVHVVNGTWRSMNPHATEEQRQRFVVPSVAGDITVAFTLTEPDNGTGADITSTVRRDGDVYLLNGHKHLITFGVDCDYWLLFARLEGSLGKDGTVALLVGRESPGATVEDTSNTMGVRGTDHARLTFRDTPVPVANRLGREGDGLAIALGGFLTPSRISVAMSCVGLAERAQELAVAYARRRVTFGKPIASRQAIAFMLAENAADIQAARALVMHAAAQWEDVAGDAAALSSMAKLTAVDMLTRVTDKALQVHGGLGYWKSEPIERVYRDARAQRFEEGTNEIQKTVIAKDLLDRAAAQEEAGA
- a CDS encoding TraR/DksA family transcriptional regulator gives rise to the protein MPHDELFRELLAARVEHARGQVTRLRGEIREVTLAHRDTPADDEHDPEGSTVTLERERAVALLAFLDAQVAELREAQERLAHGTFGICERCGQPVPAERLEIRPEARHCVTCAGIRAREH
- the aroA gene encoding 3-phosphoshikimate 1-carboxyvinyltransferase; this translates as MHLSVVGTTDLVRGTVLVPNSKYHAHRALILASLAPGTSRIRGLSDARHVQYTVSALRSLGTRIEVEGDTFIVHGGPYRARNGTVSAGSSGSTLYFLAGLAALADRDVTVTGQKYFAHRPIGPLLAGLGQMGIEAHSPNDCPPLHVKARRPTGGVVHIAGTLSQWVSGLLMAAPFALDATTVVVDGPLNERTYVELTVRMMRQFGLQVDVAGDWQRFHIPANQQARPVDLVLPPDIGSAAFGLAVAGMHPADILLKGLRQTSSDGTDHPESELLDIVSAMGLPMKYDAGADCVRVRHNGMRLAPVEVDCRTVPDMLPVLSVMAALADGESVFRHVEHVRLKESDRVVAMLQLNSMGADLDFDGTDLRVRGVPRLASAHLSSFNDHRVLMSLAVAASAAEGRSLLTYPNAYRISYPMFLDAMQTLGLDMEVEAGPAREGATTALAEQAAVSDSLARAESAGELTASDWIRKWAAEKPHALAVVDARWDTAPHLSWQALDDDVDRAAAVFLSLGVEHGERIAVQLPNWRQFVVIAAAAMRIGAVICPIMPIFRQREMAYALQQSRARILIVADNFRGRQHSDETAALLDAAAAGRDPLLDGIMVEHVFVVHGTPGTARLMPPGTGSPGPVRWQVWHQARAAAHVDRAAIDARAPRPDDDAQLLLTSGTSGPPKGVVHTHRRLSRAAALQAAQLGLSGSDTVFIPSPLAHQTGFLYGMWLAFVLGAPQIVQSVWDADRALAVLHNWEGSFVQAATPFLTDLVHAVEGGARAPARLHTFVVTGAAVPRALAERATRVLGAAVCGAFGTTETGLATLSAPYDPPAKAWGTDGRALPGVRLRIIDDDGRPLPPGADGNLEISSNTVFDGYLDRPELAAETFTTDHWYRTGDVATLDDDGYLRITGRVKDVINRGGEKLPVYEIEQLLHTHPAVGEAAIVAMPDARLGERACLFVALAPGASLTFAGMQEFLDGHGVSKHYWPERLEIVDAVPRNIVGKVQKFVLRERAARLAPLTGHGTSPAQGTASSADGQAPGGQGADDGREGRP
- a CDS encoding Rieske (2Fe-2S) protein encodes the protein MTLEPSPVSSAASSPVSSPSRRNVLRATTAVSGGACALALAGCVPAASPASKRVSAPQPIPTTGTPVRVGKVSELAVGATAAGTANGVNVVIYRPDAATVLAYSDVCTHAGCAVAPDGADFKCPCHSSVFKGTDGTVVSGPAREALPRFAAAIDGDWITVRV
- a CDS encoding 3-hydroxyacyl-CoA dehydrogenase NAD-binding domain-containing protein; protein product: MSARDFQQLTDLVPDEVVTHSYVQDIPLPGVDGAPSAGTLALITLDNSLDHRRPSTLGPNTLVELGTVLEAQRDRAARGEIAGVGVTGKPYFLAAGADLSAVKSLKDKDAGRLMARLGHDVYSTLNDLGVPSFVFINGLALGGGLEIALNATYRTVSTGAGALGLPEAFLGLVPGWGGVYLLPRLIGPANAVTVMLENPLSNNRTLSGAAAFKLGIADAIFEPADFVEQSVNWAARVLAGAETPARPHAVSEPLSEADSAAWDAAVEHAKALVEAKTSNAAPAPARVIELLEKGRNFTRAESFAAEEDALADLMQTPQFRDTVYAFLDLVQKRGKRPAGAPDAKLARPVTKVGVVGAGLMAGQFALLFARLLKVPVVMTDIDQERVDKGVGYVHGEVDKLLAKGRISPDAANRTKALVTGSVSKEAFSDADFVIEAVFEELEVKKQVFAEVEAIVSPECILATNTSSLSVTAMAEGLEHPERLVGFHFFNPVALMPLLEIVRAPKTDDAALATAFATAKALRKTAVLVKDAAAFVVNRVLLRLMSEVFQAFDEGTDAHTADTALRPLGLPMTPFTLLAMVGLPVAQHVTESMHAAFGDRIAVSANLQALVDAGKKGLWEKTEDGSHHIPADTLALLSFGTTPSTAEELLGRTRDALAEEIGLMLAEGVVAGPEDIDLCMILGAGWPMHLGGITPYLDRTGASERVNGRRFHTA
- a CDS encoding GNAT family N-acetyltransferase, which gives rise to MTVALHDSVSIRPLEPSDADALAVAYARNRTYLQPWEPIRPDSFYTSAGQHERLSASLAERTAGRSFFWAMFDGSELLGCISLTDVVRGAFQNGHVGYWIASDFQGRGLATAAVAFVASFATEMGLHRLQAATLGHNTGSRKVLGRNGFVEIGLAPEYIKINGAWQDHVLFQKVLHG
- a CDS encoding thiolase family protein, encoding MSQNRQIRDVVFVDGVRTPFGRASDVGLYANTRADDLVVKCIRELMRRNPQLPAERIDEVAIAATTQTGDQGLTIGRTAALLAGLPKSVPGFAIDRMCAGAMTAVTTTASGIGVGSYDVVLAGGVEHMGHHPMGAGADPNPRFMSERIVDPAALTMGNTAENLHDRFPAITKDRTDAYAVASQAKFAAASANGRIQPDLVPVATMKPGQGWTVNTVDEPPRPGTTLEDLAALRTPFRAHGRVTAGNAAGLNDGATMALLASSDAAAELGLPVKMRLVQFAFAGVEPEVMGIGPVPATEKALKLAGLGIEDIGLIEINEAFAVQVLSFLDHFGIADDDPRVNRYGGAIAVGHPLASSGVRLMTQLARQFEEDPSVRLGLTTMCIGLGMGATVIWENPHWTPTVSLPGRPLTSQARPGNPAAVAPGSTTDDEGSAA